In Macadamia integrifolia cultivar HAES 741 chromosome 1, SCU_Mint_v3, whole genome shotgun sequence, a single window of DNA contains:
- the LOC122073863 gene encoding MLP-like protein 423 yields the protein MSSDGVSTFEVEFEIKCSAEKFFDIYADHVTMLPQVLPHMFKSITVVKGDGKSVGSVVDWEYVLEPPNFENARQTLEAVDEENMVLTKRFYGGDLGKKFDHYEATLKAFKKEDKNYVKWSLDIKKTHGEIPEPHDYMDFIERFTKEFDSSLATANISAQIDRNQK from the exons ATGTCTTCCGATGGGGTTTCTACATTTGAGGTGgagtttgagatcaaatgcTCAGCAGAGAAATTTTTTGACATTTACGCAGATCATGTAACCATGTTGCCACAGGTTCTTCCTCACATGTTTAAGAGCATTACTGTTGTTAAAGGAGATGGCAAGAGTGTGGGTTCTGTGGTAGACTGGGAATACGTTTTAG AGCCACCGAACTTTGAGAATGCAAGGCAGACGCTTGAAGCCGTAGATGAAGAAAACATGGTACTCACCAAAAGATTCTATGGTGGAGATCTGGGTAAGAAATTTGATCATTATGAGGCCACATTGAAGGCTTTTAAGAAGGAAGACAAGAACTATGTGAAGTGGTCTTTGGACATCAAGAAGACTCATGGGGAAATTCCTGAGCCACATGACTACATGGATTTTATTGAGAGGTTCACCAAAGAGTTTGACTCTAGCCTTGCCACTGCCAATATTTCTGCACAGATCGACAGAAACCAGAAGTAA